The sequence AGTAAATTGTTTTCATATACCACTTCATTTGGAAGATATGGCCATTTGTGTggacttgtttttgttttatataacatttaattataGACTTACCCATTATCATGAAAAGAAGATTGTAATTATAAGGACACCTGTGGATTTAAGACAATTATTACTATTgggacatatgtatatatgatttcTATCCATATTTCTGTTATCTTACTTTAAGCCACACATTCTCTTCACATCCGCAGGAACAAACAATCTAAAATGCTTTAATTCACAGAACAACTCAACCCCTTTTTTCATACTCTAAAGGCCAGagtctttttgtaatttttaatatatgttcagtaaacCTTCCCTTTTTCCCTATTTGTTGTATTCATACAAATGATGCATAATTTTGTTCAGGACAGCTAGGGGAGTCTTTTGAAGTTATTGAAATCCATAAgatataataatcattattgCTAATCTGTTAAAAAATACTATATGGAAATAGCAATTTTGCTTCTTCTACCCAATAGGTGCCACTAATAAACAAAAACCCAATTTAAGTTCGGCAACATTCCCTAAATACAGTAATACCTCACACAATGTTTAAAAAGCCACATCATTCTCTTACATATTATCCTATAATGCATTTTTCAATACTACTGGGCTGGCTAAAACGGCTTGGATGTAGTTGATTTTTACTTGTAGTGTTAGGGCTAAAAGACATTGggaccagtgttccctctaagctgtgcgcttgtgcgcgcgcacatagattttttagagagcgcacatgtccaaaaattgtgcgcacaacagtttttccccaaaaaaagaaaaaacttataatttttttaaactttatgcggagcggatattgtgcgcacaaaatttttgctctgtgaaactttttgcacaagagaaattttctgcgcacgccaactaagaaaaattagatggaacattgattgggacgtattttttttaaatattatttttcaattcctttgattatttttctttttgctgtttttgctaAATCATATGGATGCCTGTGATGTCTGGGCGACGTTATTTTCcccttttcatttatatttatttaatatttttgttaaaatttagtttttttgtttttggaagatTAACTTTGCTAGTGCGATACAAAGTGCAAAGGCATAAATGAATAATGCATACATACATCCTAGGTGTGGGAGGTGGAGGCTTCTAATTTACCCTAGGACATCTTTACCGGTCTTGACCCTGTTTTAATTTCCTTCAGTCTAGTCCTAACCCTGAAAGCCAACCACTTTTGCAAATTCTAGCGTTAGTTACATTTAAGGTAAATTCTAATATTTCAGTCTGTATTAGATAGATAGGTTTAATCACCAAACGTCAACAGCTTGCAAGTTAGCAGAGCTACAGTCCAAATCACAAATTCACTCACATTTCCGTTTGCAAAAGAAGATCATAAAGTCATAACTCGCATACACTCACCTGCAGGAGATTTGAGCATATGTGTGTTGAAAAAAGGCAGCAATTCACAGGTTCATTAACGTTAAAGTTGCCTATGGGTTGCAAGGTTCCAACTTACAAAGTTCCAACTCAGAAAATATGCTTTGCATCCCAAAGGGGTTGCAAGTCCACCACTTTCCTctgcacaaatatattttttaaaagtaatttaatcAAGGGGATTGAAATGAACTCAGTGCCCCTTAAGGGCATCCTCCTTGGggtaaaggggttaaaacattctTTGGAAAACCATGGGTCACCTTCAAGTGTCTTTTTCCCTTTATCATCCCTGATCTGTGGGATAGTATTAAAAAAGTGGTCATACTGTCCAATCCCTTGGCACTCAAAGTGTGCAAACCTATGGAGGAAAAAGTTACCTTTTCAGGGCCCAGCCAGCAATCattgaaaagggaaaaaaacaaactgcaaaACAATCTAAGTAATCTATCCAGTGTGTGAAGATTTGTTCGAAAGGGTGCTACTTATATTAATTTGTTACAATTTGTTGACCTCTTTGGATTCTATTGGttaactttatatattatcagacaattaaatacaaaggtGTCCAAAAACACTAGATTAATATTTTGGTTCTATACTTGAACCACTATCAAGATCATCTAATTAGCCCACatctaaaagtaaaaatagtaaCTAGCTAAAACATATAGAAAATTCATAAAGCTTATTACTCTGGAAGAGCACAGATTcaaaggtttatttatttatttattttatctgtacAAAAGATTTATATACAGTTACACTGATTTCATCGAATCTTTGCTGGTCCCCAAAATGTGACCTCACCCTGAATTACAGTCTGAAATATTGTATTACATGCTCTATTCACAGAACATACTGCTCTTCCACCTGAAAAGAGCATAAATGCTTTGCTCGATAAGTAACATAATAagtttaataaaatagttttatacAGCAACACATCATGACTTATCAGGTATCAGCATCTGCAGACAGAGAAGTGTACCTACACCAATCTTATAGCACAGCCATGTGTAAACAGTGGAGATTACCATTACTCTCATATAGCTGACTCCCTACGATAGGAAATGTTATCTAATGCCATGGAGGCTTGGAGACGGTCTAGCTCTAGATGGCTCCCCATGACATGTATAACACCCTCATCTGGATTATGACCAACCACTTCTTCATCCTCATCCTCCTCTTGACTGAGAAGAGCAAGTTCGTTTTCATAACAGAAAGCACTAGGTGAAGGTAATGCAGTAATACGACTCTCATGTAGTTCACGGGCACTGCACAGAGGGGTACCTGGAACCTGGTAGGTCTTGTGGAAATGGGAATAGTCCACTTTGTAGTGATTCTTCTCCTCAAATACAACAGGTTCAAATCGGTGACCCCAACGGATTTCACTTGCTAAGTAGGAACTTCTAGCTTGGGTGGTCATGGCCGTAGCTTCCACCATCCCCTCCAATATAACTACAATCTCAAAGTCCTCACCTTCAAGCTGTTCCTTGCCCATGGAGTAAAATGGGCTTTCTTCATCAATCTCATGCACAATTATGATAGGGGATACCAAGAATATGCGATCTAGCCCACTGTCATATCCTACATTCAGGTCCTTCTGATCAACAGGCAGGTACTCACCCTCTTGGGTTACATAAGGTCGTATTAGCTGTGCTCGCACATGGGCTTCCACAATATGACTTTTACGCAGGTTACCCACCCTCCACATTAAGCAGAGTTTTCCATCTCTTAGAGCAATGACAGCATGGTGACTGAACAGCAATGTCTGAGCTCGTTTCTTGGGACGTGCCATTTTGGCCATAATTGTTCCAATCATGAAAGAGTCAATAAGGCAGCCAAGAATGGACTGGGCTACCACAGCAAGTATGGCTAACGGGCATTCATCCGTTACACAGCGGAATCCATAACCTATGGTCGTTTGTGTCTCAACCGAGAAAAGAAATGCTTCCACAAAGCTGTTCACATGCATTAGGCATGGCTTAGGAGGACCTGTCTTACCAGGACCTATCACACCTACACCAGCACTGAAGTCCCCATGGATGAAAGCAATGCACCAGAAGAGGAAGGCAAAGAAGAGCCAGGATGCCAAAAAAGCAGCTGAGAATATAAGCAGCATATAACGCCAACGAGTGTCCACACATGTCGTAAAGATATCAGCCATGTAACGCTGAGATTTGTTGCTGAGGTTGTTAAAGTAGACATTACATTGACCATTCTTTTTTACAAAGCGGTTGCGGCGTTTCCGTCTTGAGTGGGAATGTTGGAGAGAGGCAGCCCAGTGACCATTAAGGCCAAGGGAAGGCAGGCGTAGACCTTCTTCATCTGTAGACACTACACTGTACCTACTATAaaagatagagaaaaaaatatttagacagttattgaaaataatattttatttgtgtgagcTGCACAGAATTTCATGTCACTGCTTGTACCCTTTGATTTACATAAAGCTGGACCTAGCACAGGTAGAAACTACATTTTCTACAAACAGATAATATACAATTACATTGACCCTTTGTGGTTGTGCACATGTATATGGGTCCCCTTAAGATGTTGGGGAACACATAAGCTCTGTCTGTTGCATGTTATGTAACATGGGATCGCTCTCAGCGGTTTAACCATCTGTGACTGTTCCACACTCAGCAGAACtaagttgccatagcaacctgCGGCCTTAGTGGCGTCTAATAGGAGCACAGGGCTGTAATTTCAGCATCAGTCTCAGGCAGGGACACGGCGGGGGACCAAACTGTACCTTCTCTTATCACAACCCTCCCACCTCTATGCCCACACAACCGTGACTCACCCCTCTCTCTATTCTATTTGAGTGGGGGAGTGATGTCATTCCTGTGACATCATGATGGGTTCGCGGCAAGTGTGATGGACAAGTAATACTTCTTTTTTACTAGCGAGACAAGTGGAATTTGAAGATcattgaattcattttttttttggcaaaaaaataatacttaacCAATAAGTAAATGCAGGTCTTCAAGAAATAGAGAGCAAAGACATAACATTCAAATCATTCCATTTGATCGCCTTAAATTTCATCAGGCTAACCTTTTATCCCCTATAAAGAGCCATTCAAGAGACCTGCAAAATTAGATACTTGCCCAAGGCCATATTAATGAGCTTCGGGCCCAGaagccatattgccctcagttcacgtTAGGCCAAAATCTATTCTATGCACACACTCGGCAGCGGGTACTGCCCACCACTTGTTATATGTAGTAAATAATGGCATCACCTGGAGGGTGTCACCCTCAGAGGAACCTGAAGCTGACGACCTCTGCTCTGGTTAGGGTCTATGCTACCTATAGGCAAGGTAGGGACCATGTAGGAGAAatagaaaggagagataaagagaaaaatgaggatagaggataatgagaaggggatcACAAGTTAGGTGAAggaataaagagaaaggggagatgtAGAAAGAAACGggatagaaaaagagaaagaacagAGATAATGtaaaagggaagagataaatAGAAATAGGAGTAGAAATaaagaggaaaaggagagatgagataaataGAGATGGGATAGAGAATAAAGAGGGGGATCAAGGAATTACAGAGAAATTGGAAAGATAAAGGGGGTAATAAGAACAGGGAGAGATGGGCAGaaagaggaaagataatgagatAATGAGCTAGGGGAGAATTATGAGAAAAGGGAGTAGAGCTGAGACTCTGAGAGGAGgccactgtgggtgcaatctgggtgctgtgtaaatcctgtggatgcaatctgggcaagTCCTTTGTGTGCAATCTCATTGCTGGAACAAGTCCTTATGTGTCCTTATGTGTGCAATAGGCGTGAAATAGGCAGACCTGGGAAGGGTCGGGCTGGGAAtaaaaaagcagccctggaaatatatattttaccgcccaggggaagcaggggCGCAGAGGGTCACATAACAAGACCCTGCTGCGTTTCTCCTTCCCCTGGGAAGTAAAAGACAGGTTGCCTACACAGCATACATGCATCACAGCAGTAAGTTGCGGCCCCACACATGCAGAGAAGTGATCACAGGGTTCGCCACTCTAGGACATCACTGGGGCCCgcattaataatattaagcGGCCGTCTGGCCGTGTAGACGTGATCACGTCCCCAGTGCTGCTCCACCAGCCCCTGGACCAACCGGCCCAACTGGTAGCCCATTCCAACCCTGGACCTGGGTGAGGAATTCATTAAACTTGATCTGACTTACTATTACAAATTAAAGTAAATGTTACCATTTATATTTGTTCATTGCAGCACATATACACATCATTAAGTAATTGAAgcaaatatttaataagaaagaaaacataggagtgtttaaaataaataattaaattatacagTGGCACACATATTTAGACACACATTCTTGCACATACCTACATATACAcgccacacacacttacacattcatgcttaaacacatgtatatatatatatatatgtatatatatatatatatatgtatacatgtgtttaaGCACATATATAAACTCATTCACACAGATACTAACACGTACTCCCTTTAACACGCAAACcgatcagcatacctgggaaaaaTTGGCGGGAGCAGGGAGTGTCAAAACCCCACTCCTGCGACCCAGAgtattcgggtcttgacccggaaaaccggtgcttcacccggagatgtccaggtcaaacctggagagttctcaggtatgccaTTCAACCATAACATTAGACCACCTgactaatattgtgtaggtccacCTTTTGCTGTCAAAACAGCTCTGACCCATCGagacatggactccactagagctctgaaggtgtgctatgGTATCTGACACCAAttatgttagcagcagatctttTAAGTCCTGTGagatggggcctccatggatgcatcatGGTGCCATGTGGTCTCCAGTTACAGACACACACGGACCAAGTTATCcttatgatgtaaaagaaaacatgattcttccattgctccatggtgtAGTTGTTATGCTCACGTGCTTATTGCAggcgcttttggcagtggagAGGGGTCAGCCTGGGCATTCTGACTGGTCTGTGACTATATGCAATGAACCGCGATGCACTGCGTGTTCTGACAGAACCAggattaactttttcagcaatttgagttacagtagcttgtctgttggatttgaccacacgtgTCAGCTCTCGCACctcacgtgcatcaatgagcctttgcTGCCCATGTACgtgtctcttttccttccttggaccacttttgataggtactgaccgctgaagaccaggaacaccccacaagagctgcaattTTGGAAAAGCTCTGACCCAGtagtctagccatcacaatttggcccttgtcaaagtcgatCAGATCTTTATGTGCATTTtacctgcttctaacacatcaacttttaggacaaaatattaatttgctgCCTTATATATCCCACCTACTGACAGGTtacatgataacaagattatcagtgttattcacttcacctgtcagtggtcataatgttatggctgatcggtgtacacatacactctaactATCTTatcatctctctcactcccttgCCTGCCTCCTTCTCCTTACTTCCTTACTGTCCCTCACTGCCTCCCTCTCGTGCACTGCCTCCCCTCACCCCTTTACCCTCTTGTAGAGTTATTTTTATCATCAGAGTTAAAAGAGCTTTACCttgagactctgggtcaaacacaGCAAGTTTCCTGGTATGTTCAGGACAACTAGACCTATGGCTGCAGATCCAGGAGATGGTAGGCCCCTGGCTGTTGGCAGCCCCTCTGGCACATAACAGAGAGACAGCTGCCCTATTTGAGTGATCAGGCTCCTTGCAGCATCACTGATCAATGGACTAGTTAAAATGGAGATCAATAATCTCCCCATCCAGCCCATTGATCGGTTCACTGTAAATGCTAATTTATCTAAATATGCTGTGTAACGCTAAATCAGAGACCTAAATAAGGTGGATAAAATTGCAATATTGTAATAGCGCAACTAAATCaactttaatattaaattactgAATGTAATGTTACTTACATTTATATCTCAAACAGAACATACAGTATACCTACATGTATAAACACAATATGACcgaaagtatgtggacatctgAGAATAACACCTACATATGCTTGTTGGAcaccccattccaaaaccatgggtcATTAATGTGGGGTCCCCCTTTTTGTGGCTACAAGAGCCCCCACActtttgggaaggctttcctcAAGATTTTGTCCATCGCAGTTTGTGCCCTTTCAGCCACAAGAGCATTGTGAGGTCCAGCACTGATGTTGCATGAAAAGGCGTGGCTCACAATCAGCATTCCAATTTATGTGTTTCCTCCACACAAAACTCATGAAACCACATATTTATGTGCCTTTGAGCTCTTGGGCAAAGTcatactggaacaggaaagggccttttCCAAACTGGCGCCTCAAAGTCGGAAGCATACAATTATCTTAAATGCCTTTGTATGCTGTATCATTAACATTACACGTctctggaactaaggggcctagtcCAAATCTTGAAAAACATCTctagaccattatccctccaccaaaaaactttacagtaggcactatgcattctgatAGGTAGCGATTTCCTGGCAAACCCAGGTTCATCCAACAGACTTCCAAATAGTGAAGTGTGATTTATCACGCTACAGAAGACATTTCCACTGCTTCAGAGTCAAGTGGGGATATGTTTACCCCACTCCAACAGACACTAGGCATTGGGCATAGTGATCTTAAGCTTGTGtactgctcagccatggaaacccatttcagtGCATGtgttgatgttgcttc is a genomic window of Spea bombifrons isolate aSpeBom1 chromosome 6, aSpeBom1.2.pri, whole genome shotgun sequence containing:
- the KCNJ4 gene encoding inward rectifier potassium channel 4; amino-acid sequence: MDTIRSSRYSVVSTDEEGLRLPSLGLNGHWAASLQHSHSRRKRRNRFVKKNGQCNVYFNNLSNKSQRYMADIFTTCVDTRWRYMLLIFSAAFLASWLFFAFLFWCIAFIHGDFSAGVGVIGPGKTGPPKPCLMHVNSFVEAFLFSVETQTTIGYGFRCVTDECPLAILAVVAQSILGCLIDSFMIGTIMAKMARPKKRAQTLLFSHHAVIALRDGKLCLMWRVGNLRKSHIVEAHVRAQLIRPYVTQEGEYLPVDQKDLNVGYDSGLDRIFLVSPIIIVHEIDEESPFYSMGKEQLEGEDFEIVVILEGMVEATAMTTQARSSYLASEIRWGHRFEPVVFEEKNHYKVDYSHFHKTYQVPGTPLCSARELHESRITALPSPSAFCYENELALLSQEEDEDEEVVGHNPDEGVIHVMGSHLELDRLQASMALDNISYRRESAI